The proteins below come from a single Sorghum bicolor cultivar BTx623 chromosome 4, Sorghum_bicolor_NCBIv3, whole genome shotgun sequence genomic window:
- the LOC8082698 gene encoding pectinesterase, translating into MATFGRARPALPVIAWSCAMATALALATVMPVTSGKEDEAAAVSTIAAASPASTTNVTLLCRSTPYPRACETALTSAEARSARGPFAASVQFAMARATTTRALARNLSSSAAAPAPPAPSSGMHDCAELLGISLAQLRDALAGSAADADGATTWLSAALTNQGTCRDSLAAVPLPDDPAGSDAVRRQVAALARFISTALALHVGKVKKGETAAAAAGVPPSREGTAFPSWLSENDRKLLESLSPATTNDIVVTPDAVVALDGSGTHTSINEAIAEVTAEVDTEASGGRGVGISRRRKVIHVKAGRYEESVSISYQQADVMLVGDGKGKTIIDGDRSVAGGYTTWSSATVAAMGAGFIAKGVSILNSAGPGQGQAVALLVSGDRSVVYQCEVKGHQDTLFAHSNRQFYGDTDVSGTVDFIFGNAAAVLQRCGIQARRPRPGQQDVVTAQGRADPNQNTGFSIHRCRVTGAPDLGETPVYLGRPWRRYARVAVMATSLDGSVAPAGWLQWSGQPAPGTLYYGEYRNTGAGAATAGRVTWTGVHTSMSTEDAAGFTVANFIMGDSWLDATGVKYTSGL; encoded by the exons ATGGCAACGTTTGGAAGGGCAAGACCTGCTCTGCCAGTAATCGCATGGTCTTGCGCCATGGCCACGGCGCTAGCTCTCGCGACGGTGATGCCTGTTacttcgggaaaggaagacgaggcGGCCGCCGTCTCAACGATCGCGGCCGCCTCGCCGGCGTCCACCACGAACGTGACGTTGCTCTGCCGGTCGACGCCGTACCCGCGCGCATGCGAGACCGCGCTCACGTCGGCGGAGGCGCGGTCGGCGCGGGGCCCGTTCGCGGCGTCAGTCCAGTTCGCGATGGCTCGGGCAACGACGACGCGCGCGCTGGCGCGGAACCTCTCCTCGTCCGCGGCGGCGcccgcgccgccggcgccgtcgtCGGGCATGCACGACTGCGCCGAGCTGCTCGGCATCAGCCTCGCGCAGCTCCGCGACGCGCTCGCGGGGTCCGCGGCCGACGCGGACGGGGCCACGACGTGGCTCAGCGCCGCTCTGACGAACCAGGGCACCTGCCGCGACAGCCTGGCCGCCGTGCCGCTGCCGGACGATCCCGCGGGGAGCGACGCCGTTCGCAGGCAGGTCGCCGCGCTCGCGCGGTTCATCAGTACAGCGCTGGCGCTGCACGTCGGGAAGGTCAAGAAGGgcgagaccgccgccgccgccgccggcgtcccGCCGTCACGTGAAGGCACCGCGTTCCCGTCCTGGCTGTCCGAGAACGACAGGAAGCTCCTGGAGTCGTTGTCCCCGGCGACCActaacgacatcgtcgtcacgCCGGACGCCGTGGTGGCGCTGGACGGCAGCGGGACGCACACAAGCATCAACGAGGCGATCGCCGAAGTCACGGCGGAGGTGGACACCGAGGCGAGCGGCGGCCGCGGAGTAGGAATCTCCAGGAGGAGGAAGGTGATCCACGTGAAGGCCGGGCGGTACGAGGAGAGCGTGAGCATCTCGTACCAGCAGGCAGACGTGATGCTGGTGGGCGACGGGAAGGGGAAGACGATCATCGACGGCGACAGGAGCGTCGCCGGCGGATACACCACCTGGTCCTCCGCCACCGTCG CTGCCATGGGCGCGGGCTTCATCGCCAAGGGCGTGAGCATCCTCAACAGCGCCGGGCCGGGGCAGGGCCAGGCGGTGGCTCTGCTGGTTAGCGGCGACCGCTCCGTGGTGTACCAGTGCGAGGTGAAGGGTCACCAGGACACGCTGTTCGCGCACTCCAACCGCCAGTTCTACGGCGACACGGACGTCTCCGGCACGGTGGACTTCATCTTCGGCAACGCCGCCGCGGTGCTGCAGCGCTGCGGCATCCAGGCCAGGAGGCCCCGGCCGGGGCAGCAGGACGTCGTCACGGCGCAGGGCCGCGCCGACCCGAACCAGAACACGGGGTTCTCCATCCACCGGTGCCGCGTCACCGGCGCGCCGGACCTTGGGGAGACGCCGGTGTACCTCGGCCGCCCGTGGCGGCGGTACGCGCGGGTGGCCGTCATGGCGACCTCCCTCGACGGCTCCGTCGCGCCGGCCGGGTGGCTGCAGTGGTCGGGCCAGCCCGCGCCTGGCACCCTGTACTACGGGGAGTACCGGAacaccggcgccggcgcggcgaCGGCCGGACGGGTGACTTGGACTGGCGTCCACACGTCCATGTCCACGGAGGATGCCGCGGGGTTCACCGTGGCGAATTTTATCATGGGGGACTCGTGGTTGGATGCTACTGGAGTGAAGTATACTTCGGGACTGTAA
- the LOC8081953 gene encoding transcription termination factor MTERF4, chloroplastic produces the protein MAPLARTLRSLSQAAAAREGPLLAWLFSSRSAAFSSSAPPEYDMPSVTWGVIQGRKERLVSRVLALDFLRSAGVSDPAGELEAVELPSSLEVLQERLDFLLRLGLSTDDLSNYPLLLACSLRKNVIPVLSYLEKLGVTRARLAAFVRAYPACLHASVAVDLAPMVKALRGLDVDRQDLPRVLERYPDVLGLKPDGTISTSVAYLVGIVGVAPRDIGPMVTHFPFFLGMRVGTTIKPFCDYITSLGLPMRILARILEKRPYILGYDLEETVKPNVEALLSFGIQKEALPLVIAQYPSILGLPLKAKLAAQQYFFSLKLQIDPDGFARAVEKLPQLVSLNQNVILKPVEFLRGRGISNEDVARMVVRCPQILLLRIELMKNSLYFFKSEMKRPMSELLEYPEYFTYSLESRIKPRYMRVTSKGIKCSLDWFLNCSDMRFEERMQGDFIEGDAPGPLFTMGGKLQMPGSQLVSDDDNEDTDDEVLYRRTVMI, from the coding sequence ATGGCCCCCCTCGCCCGCACTCTCCGGAGCCTCAGCCAGGCGGCGGCCGCGCGGGAGGGCCCTCTCCTCGCGTGGCTCTTCTCCTCGAGGTCGgccgccttctcctcctccgcgCCGCCGGAGTACGACATGCCGTCGGTGACGTGGGGCGTGATCCAGGGGCGCAAGGAGCGCCTCGTCTCGCGCGTACTGGCGCTCGACTTCCTCCGCTCCGCGGGCGTCTCCGACCCTGCCGGCGAGCTCGAGGCGGTCGAGCTCCCTTCCTCCCTCGAGGTGCTCCAGGAGCGCCTCGacttcctcctccgcctcggccTCTCCACCGACGACCTCTCCAACTACCCGCTCCTCCTCGCCTGCTCCCTCCggaagaacgtcatccccgtccTCTCCTACCTCGAGAAGCTCGGCGTCACGCGCGCCCGCCTCGCCGCTTTCGTCCGCGCCTACCCGGCCTGCCTCCACGCCTCTGTCGCCGTCGACCTCGCTCCCATGGTCAAGGCGCTCCGTGGCCTGGACGTCGATCGCCAGGACCTCCCCCGCGTGCTCGAGCGGTACCCCGACGTCCTGGGGCTCAAGCCCGACGGCACAATCAGCACCTCCGTCGCTTACCTCGTCGGCATCGTCGGCGTGGCGCCACGAGACATCGGTCCCATGGTAACGCATTTCCCTTTCTTCCTTGGCATGAGGGTTGGCACTACCATCAAGCCGTTCTGCGACTACATCACCTCCCTCGGGCTGCCCATGCGGATCCTAGCGAGGATCCTAGAGAAGCGACCGTACATTCTCGGCTATGATCTTGAGGAAACGGTCAAACCAAACGTGGAGGCATTGCTCAGCTTTGGCATTCAGAAGGAGGCCCTGCCATTGGTGATTGCACAGTACCCATCCATACTCGGGCTGCCACTGAAAGCGAAGCTAGCAGCACAACAGTACTTCTTCAGCTTGAAGCTCCAGATTGACCCAGATGGGTTTGCCCGTGCGGTTGAGAAGTTGCCACAGCTTGTAAGCTTAAATCAAAATGTGATATTGAAGCCTGTGGAGTTCCTCCGTGGACGAGGGATCTCCAATGAGGATGTTGCTCGGATGGTGGTCCGCTGTCCTCAGATTCTACTGCTGCGGATCGAGCTCATGAAGAACAGTTTGTACTTCTTCAAGAGTGAGATGAAGCGACCAATGAGTGAATTGTTGGAATACCCAGAATATTTTACTTACAGCTTGGAGTCAAGAATCAAGCCTAGGTATATGAGAGTTACAAGTAAGGGTATTAAGTGTAGCTTGGATTGGTTCCTGAATTGCAGTGATATGAGGTTTGAAGAAAGGATGCAAGGGGATTTTATTGAAGGGGATGCACCGGGACCTTTGTTTACAATGGGTGGGAAGCTTCAGATGCCAGGCAGCCAGCTAGTGTCGGATGATGATAACGAGGATACTGATGATGAGGTGCTATATAGGCGGACGGTCATGATCTAG